The Peribacillus sp. FSL E2-0218 genome contains a region encoding:
- a CDS encoding L,D-transpeptidase family protein translates to MKKVIVFALIFVFSLLGFEHSASAATRQLIIINKANNQLAYYENDKLVKVFPVATGKKASYTPEGKFKIVTKIVNRPYYKGNIRGGDPKNPLGKRWLGINARNTPGNTYAIHGNNDSNSIGKYISAGCIRMYNEDVQWLYDEVRMNTVVLIASSNKPFSSIAAQNGYKVTGPNSVPVTSYSTLKKGSNGPKVVELQKRLTKLGYNTKGIDGEFGSNTELAVKKFQKAKKLTADGVVGPKTKKALGLK, encoded by the coding sequence ATGAAAAAAGTGATTGTATTTGCATTAATATTCGTCTTTAGTTTATTGGGGTTCGAGCACTCAGCAAGTGCAGCAACCAGACAACTGATTATTATCAATAAAGCCAATAATCAGCTGGCGTATTATGAAAATGACAAATTAGTGAAGGTGTTTCCAGTAGCAACGGGAAAGAAAGCTTCCTATACCCCTGAAGGAAAGTTCAAGATCGTGACGAAGATCGTGAATCGTCCCTATTACAAGGGCAACATAAGGGGAGGAGATCCAAAGAATCCGCTGGGAAAACGATGGTTGGGGATCAATGCACGCAATACACCGGGGAATACGTATGCCATACATGGCAATAATGACTCAAACTCCATTGGGAAATATATAAGTGCGGGTTGTATTCGAATGTATAACGAAGATGTACAATGGCTGTATGATGAAGTGAGGATGAACACAGTCGTCTTGATTGCCAGTTCTAATAAACCATTCTCTAGCATCGCTGCTCAAAATGGGTATAAAGTGACCGGTCCAAATAGTGTCCCTGTTACAAGCTATTCGACGCTAAAAAAAGGAAGCAATGGTCCTAAAGTAGTCGAATTGCAAAAAAGGCTAACTAAACTTGGATATAATACAAAAGGGATAGACGGGGAATTTGGAAGCAACACCGAACTTGCCGTAAAAAAATTTCAAAAAGCAAAAAAACTTACAGCAGATGGGGTCGTTGGGCCCAAAACAAAAAAAGCGCTTGGATTAAAATAA
- a CDS encoding YueI family protein: MSRPKVEDYLEQGIYGPKEIKPGERKEFLGTLRERVVIVLKKSQVFEANVYPEIEQMMKRHSGANLLLNGQMDYQYLGKYIKLAAVHNIPYKIVLNQDHDSELGLVLAEKDAINKEEIFIEKQKQVIPVKKEKSMKSDVKRWVKRIFNKHG, translated from the coding sequence TTGTCACGCCCAAAAGTCGAGGACTATTTAGAACAAGGGATTTATGGTCCTAAAGAGATTAAGCCAGGTGAACGAAAAGAATTTCTTGGCACTTTAAGGGAGCGCGTCGTCATTGTCTTGAAAAAAAGCCAAGTTTTTGAAGCGAATGTGTATCCGGAGATAGAGCAAATGATGAAACGGCATTCCGGTGCAAACTTGTTATTGAATGGTCAGATGGATTATCAATACCTTGGCAAATATATTAAATTGGCTGCGGTTCATAACATTCCTTATAAAATTGTCCTGAACCAAGACCATGACTCTGAATTGGGTCTGGTGCTAGCTGAAAAAGATGCGATAAACAAAGAAGAGATTTTTATAGAGAAGCAAAAACAGGTCATTCCGGTAAAGAAAGAGAAGAGCATGAAATCGGATGTAAAACGGTGGGTCAAAAGAATATTTAATAAACACGGATGA
- a CDS encoding AI-2E family transporter: MWINKPFFKYACAIILIILIIFLLGKIEYLIQPLQSIIAAMFFPIILAGLLYYVLRPVVNLLTGFIPRTISIFTVFLIIFSLIGSASYFGSPIVVDQFQKLSEDLPNKVKEISKESEDMIKKNDFGMINTEALKENAGKHLKDYSEKLLVNVSTVFTTITSVLTVLVITPFILFYFLKDGEKLRPFLLKYIPSDVESEGNTILKDVDKTLSTYIIGQFIVSLVIGTLMYIGYLIIDLDYALVLALLAMIFTVVPFLGPLISIIPALFIALQQDVGMAVKVIIVLTVVQQVEGHLVTPNIMGKRLNIHPLTIILLLLAAGSIYGFIGILIAIPTYSVVKTIIGNFRKFHRLRKKSI, encoded by the coding sequence TTGTGGATCAATAAACCATTTTTTAAATATGCCTGTGCGATTATATTGATCATTTTAATCATTTTTTTACTAGGTAAGATTGAATATCTTATACAGCCGCTGCAAAGCATCATTGCAGCCATGTTCTTCCCGATTATATTGGCGGGGCTATTATATTATGTATTACGGCCCGTCGTTAACTTATTAACTGGATTCATCCCTAGAACCATCAGCATTTTCACTGTCTTTTTAATTATCTTTAGTTTGATTGGGTCAGCAAGCTACTTTGGAAGTCCCATAGTGGTCGATCAATTTCAAAAGCTATCGGAAGATTTACCGAACAAAGTCAAGGAAATCTCTAAAGAATCTGAAGATATGATCAAAAAAAATGACTTTGGAATGATCAATACGGAAGCTTTAAAAGAAAATGCAGGGAAACACTTGAAGGATTATTCTGAAAAACTTTTAGTGAATGTCAGTACCGTGTTTACCACGATAACAAGCGTCTTAACAGTACTTGTGATTACACCATTCATTTTATTTTATTTCTTGAAGGATGGAGAGAAGCTCAGACCCTTCCTGCTAAAATATATTCCAAGTGACGTGGAATCAGAGGGAAACACGATTTTAAAAGACGTGGATAAAACACTTTCAACGTACATAATCGGTCAATTCATCGTATCACTGGTAATTGGAACGTTAATGTATATAGGCTACCTGATCATCGATCTGGATTATGCGCTTGTCTTGGCCCTACTCGCTATGATCTTTACGGTCGTTCCATTTCTAGGACCATTAATAAGCATCATTCCTGCCCTTTTCATTGCTTTGCAGCAAGACGTCGGGATGGCCGTTAAAGTGATCATCGTCCTCACTGTCGTTCAACAAGTAGAGGGCCATCTAGTTACCCCGAATATTATGGGTAAACGCCTCAATATCCATCCTTTAACGATCATCTTATTGTTACTTGCTGCAGGTTCAATCTACGGTTTCATCGGCATTTTAATCGCGATTCCCACGTATTCCGTGGTAAAAACGATCATCGGCAACTTCAGGAAGTTTCATCGATTAAGAAAGAAGTCGATATAG